One segment of Drosophila mauritiana strain mau12 chromosome 3R, ASM438214v1, whole genome shotgun sequence DNA contains the following:
- the LOC117144436 gene encoding vacuolar protein sorting-associated protein 45, with protein MNLISGIKLYIEKMCSESGPGMKIILLDKETTSIISMAFSQSDMLQREVYLFERLDSGRSNERLKYLKCIVFIRPTKQNIQLLANELRNPKYSAYYIYFSNIIPRTDIKYLAECDESESVREVKELYADYLCVNPNLFSLGIPNCMANLNWLPDALNRSMQGITAVLLSLKLNPVIRYRAGSQAAQLLAKLIYEQITKDSSLFDFRSNMDGAAPPLLLVLDRRDDPVTPLLHQWTYQAMVHELLHIKNNRLDLSNCPNVPKDFKELVLSGDQDDFYGNNMYANYGEIGSTIKQLMEEFQRKANDHKKVESIADMKNFIESYPQFKKMSGTVQKHLCVIGELSALSNKRNLFEVSELEQEIACKAEHSAQLQRIKKLIADERVSIDDALKLVALYALRYERHANCDTSGLLQIIKTRGGRAAIVPSLIEYAGTHVRQGDLFNMVRITDAVKLTRNLIKGLKGVENVFTQHTPLLKETLEDVFKGRELDPLFPAINSELVPFRRPPQEVVVFIIGGATYEEALAVHQLNNAGYKVILGGTTIHNSQSFIQEVMAATSGIQFKHTKSMIKYCSTDNI; from the exons ATGAATCTGATAAGCGGCATCAAGTTGTACATCGAGAAAATGTGCTCCGAGTCGGGACCGGGCATGAAAATCATCCTGCTGGACAAGGAGACG ACGAGTATAATTTCCATGGCCTTTAGTCAATCGGACATGCTGCAGCGGGAGGTGTACCTGTTCGAGCGCCTGGACTCGGGAAGATCCAACGAGCGGTTAAAGTATCTTAAATGCATCGTCTTCATTCGCCCCACCAAACAGAACATCCAGCTACTGGCCAACGAGTTGCGGAACCCCAAATACAGCGCCTACTACATTT ATTTCAGCAACATCATTCCCCGGACGGACATAAAGTACTTGGCAGAGTGCGACGAATCCGAATCGGTGCGAGAGGTGAAGGAGCTGTATGCGGACTACCTGTGCGTCAACCCCAATCTGTTCTCATTAGGCATTCCCAATTGCATGGCGAATCTTAATTGGCTGCCGGACGCCCTCAATCGCAGCATGCAGGGCATCACAGCAGTGCTCTTGTCTCTTAAGCTGAACCCAGTGATCCGTTACCGAGCCGGCTCTCAGGCAGCGCAGCTTCTGGCCAAGCTCATCTACGAGCAGATCACAAAAGATTCCTCGCTATTCGACTTTCGCTCCAACATGGATGGCGCTGCGCCACCACTGCTGCTCGTGCTGGACCGCAGGGATGATCCTGTGACGCCGCTTCTGCATCAGTGGACATACCAGGCCATGGTGCATGAGTTGCTGCACATAAAAAACAATCGATTGGACTTGTCCAATTGCCCCAATGTGCCGAAGGACTTCAAGGAGCTGGTCTTATCCGGTGATCAGGATGACTTCTATGGCAACAACATGTACGCCAACTACGGCGAAATAGGGTCAACCATCAAGCAACTGATGGAGGAGTTCCAGCGCAAGGCAAACGACCACAAGAAGGTGGAGAGCATAGCAGACATGAAGAACTTTATTGAGTCATATCCGCAGTTTAAGAAAATGTCCGGCACCGTGCAGAAGCATTTGTGTGTTATTGGCGAACTGTCGGCGCTGAGCAACAAGAGAAATCTTTTCGAGGTTTCCGAACTTGAACAGGAGATCGCTTGCAAGGCGGAGCACTCGGCCCAGCTGCAGAGAATCAAGAAACTGATTGCCGACGAACGAGTTTCCATCGATGATGCTCTAAAGTTGGTGGCACTTTATGCTTTGCGCTACGAGCGACACGCCAACTGCGATACATCTGGACTGCTGCAGATCATCAAAACGCGCGGTGGACGAGCGGCTATAGTACCCTCGCTGATCGAGTATGCTGGAACCCACGTACGCCAAGGAGATCTCTTCAATATGGTGCGGATAACGGACGCCGTAAAGCTGACACGGAATTTGATTAAGGGCCTTAAGGGTGTGGAAAACGTATTCACGCAGCACACTCCTCTCCTGAAGGAAACTTTGGAGGACGTGTTTAAGGGCCGCGAGCTGGATCCCCTCTTTCCGGCCATAAATTCAGAGCTTGTGCCATTCCGACGACCACCGCAGGAGGTTGTTGTGTTCATTATTGGCGGCGCCACGTACGAGGAAGCCTTAGCCGTGCACCAGCTAAACAACGCCGGCTATAAAGTCATCCTTGGCGGCACCACCATCCATAACTCGCAGAGTTTTATCCAAGAGGTCATGGCCGCCACCAGTGGCATACAGTTTAAGCACACCAAATCCATGATCAAGTACTGTTCCACGGATAACATTTAA
- the LOC117144442 gene encoding U6 snRNA phosphodiesterase isoform X2, protein MALVDYGGSSSSASEDEDCTENIQTPALISLKSRPAGPQEAQA, encoded by the exons atggCCCTGGTGGACTATGGTGGCAGCAGCTCCTCCGCATCCGAGGATGAGGACTGCACCGAAAACATTCAAACTCCCGCGTTGATCAGCTTGAAAAG CCGCCCTGCTGGGCCCCAAGAAGCCCAAGCCTGA
- the LOC117144435 gene encoding dynein regulatory complex protein 11 isoform X2: MSSTYFNDIWHQSQHECELLSTIDYERQHQDVETTVATMNAAVGSVAADADAKALLQSSLYEFYLRYICLSNRLEDVYDNMIQPQKRQLVRKLLDACLGRVVELKHDLVNIDLMEFSYNDEVVERLRLTPMETELRIPRYFLRERQQELEFRKKTMHEILTKLGWLEEHELEETVTTEIEAIRMLQMHERARQGRLRAHFMKEIRILKEKGKSEERTEKERSDSGLLAAMKIQKMWRGHTARRITRRRKMEEMILIGMLPPPPAVVKERAEKLEKLQHNEKRYQAQALYGKEFEERQSALKEEIRAKHGASMKEDIADEIRAWVKDCYDKTGKLPDFPSEDQGGSLHIFSRPGTESEHSRSSARSSKESRKTKDKSKSPARSGDLNVNENQDEEVSFQPAPSVCLPDIRAEIDLFNDTWRDKDETGVLSQAAYEDMIYSDKYQEVELEFRRAVDDVMRQEIELLQTAVGKKVKKSSKKTRRSGKKSKKKKEKDLTPDRTTESLYEELVTNGIIRKYPELRLKQFLGDKALTARNGTNPSPGDIRQILTEYCILPLGSDAIHNCTPLIRSILLAGPKGSGKKALLHAICTEVGAVLFDLTPANIVGKYPGKSGLIMLIHLVLKVSRLLQPAVIFMGDAERPFMKKIPKTDRTDPKRLKKDLPKLIKNIAPEDRVVFIGTSNLPWEADQKLLQSVYNRFIYIPRPDYGAMSHAWKTLLHDYSGGISNLDTSAMAKISDGYTIGSIDACLKEVMTCKRKLQLRTQPLTNAELINVLCSRDPVYREEEEAFESWWSKTPLGRRRQRFLELEEERLLEEQAQAAKQGNA; the protein is encoded by the exons ATGTCCAGCACATATTTCAACGATATCTGGCACCAATCCCAGCATGAATGCGAGCTGCTCTCCACGATTGACTATGAGAGGCAGCACCAGGATGTGGAGACGACGGTGGCCACCATGAATGCAGCGGTCGGATCCGTAGCAGCCGATGCGGATGCCAAGGCCTTGCTGCAGTCCAGTCTGTACGAGTTCTATCTGCGCTACATATGTCTGAGCAATCGGCTGGAGGATGTCTACGATAAT ATGATTCAGCCTCAGAAGCGCCAGTTGGTGCGTAAGTTACTGGACGCCTGTCTGGGTCGAGTGGTGGAGCTGAAGCACGATCTCGTGAATATCGACTTGATGGAGTTCAGCTACAACGACGAGGTGGTGGAACGCCTGCGCCTGACGCCCATGGAAACGGAGCTGAGGATACCACGCTACTTTCTGCGTGAGCGTCAGCAGGAGCTAGAGTTTCGAAAGAAGACCATGCATGAAATCCTAACGAAGCTGGGTTGGCTTGAGGAGCACGAGCTGGAGGAGACGGTTACCACCGAGATCGAAGCCATTAGGATGCTTCAGATGCATGAGCGAGCGCGACAAGGACGCTTGCGTGCCCACTTCATGAAGGAGATTCGCATCCTTAAGGAGAAGGGCAAGTCGGAGGAGCGCACCGAAAAGGAGCGCAGTGACTCCGGTCTGTTGGCTGCCATGAAGATTCAGAAGATGTGGCGTGGCCACACAGCTCGACGGATAACGCGGCGCCGCAAGATGGAGGAGATGATCCTGATCGGAATGCTGCCACCACCGCCGGCTGTGGTCAAGGAACGAGCCGAGAAGTTGGAGAAGCTGCAGCACAACGAGAAGCGCTACCAGGCGCAGGCGTTATACGGCAAAGAGTTTGAGGAGCGACAGAGCGCACTGAAGGAGGAGATTCGGGCCAAGCACGGAGCCAGCATGAAGGAGGACATCGCCGATGAGATTCGGGCTTGGGTAAAGGACTGCTACGACAAGACTGGCAAGCTGCCGGACTTTCCCTCCGAGGATCAGGGCGGCTCATTGCATATTTTCAGCAGACCTGGAACTGAGAGTGAACACAGCCGTTCGTCGGCCCGCTCCTCCAAGGAGTCGCGAAAGACCAAGGATAAGTCCAAGTCACCCGCTCGCAGTGGTGACCTCAATGTCAACGAAAACCAAGACGAGGAAGTTAGCTTCCAGCCGGCACCGTCCGTCTGCCTACCAGACATCCGTGCGGAGATCGATCT GTTTAACGATACCTGGCGTGATAAGGATGAAACCGGTGTGCTGAGCCAAGCGGCCTATGAGGACATGATCTACAGCGACAAGTACCAGGAGGTGGAGCTAGAGTTTCGGCGCGCCGTCGACGATGTGATGCGCCAGGAGATCGAGCTGCTCCAAACGGCGGTCGGCAAGAAGGTGAAGAAGAGCAGCAAAAAGACTCGGCGATCCGGCAAGAAGAGCAAAAAGAAGAAGGAGAAGGATCTAACGCCGGATCGCACTACGGAGTCGCTGTACGAGGAGCTGGTCACGAATGGCATAATCCGGAAATACCCGGAGCTAAGGCTAAAGCAATTCTTGGGCGACAAGGCGTTGACTGCCAGGAATGGCACGAATCCCTCTCCGGGCGACATTCGTCAGATTCTCACGGAGTACTGCATCCTTCCACTGGGATCTGATGCTATTCACAACTGTACTCCACTGATACGTTCCATCCTGTTGGCTGGACCCAAAGGATCCGGGAAGAAGGCACTGCTCCACGCCATTTGCACGGAGGTGGGTGCCGTGCTTTTCGATCTGACTCCTGCCAATATTGTGGGGAAGTATCCTGGCAAATCGGGACTGATAATGCTGATCCATCTGGTACTGAAGGTGTCGCGACTGCTCCAACCTGCGGTGATATTCATGGGCGATGCGGAGCGGCCTTTCATGAAGAAAATTCCGAAAACGGATCGCACAGATCCCAAGCGGCTGAAGAAGGATCTGCCCAAGTTGATAAAGAACATTGCTCCCGAGGATCGCGTTGTTTTCATTGGCACCTCCAATCTGCCCTGGGAGGCGGATCAAAAGCTACTGCAATCCGTCTATAATCGGTTCATCTATATTCCACGACCGGATTACGGCGCCATGTCGCATGCCTGGAAAACATTGTTGCA CGATTACTCTGGTGGCATTTCCAACCTGGACACCAGCGCCATGGCCAAGATATCAGATGGCTATACCATTGGATCCATAGATGCATGCCTCAAGGAGGTGATGACCTGCAAGCGGAAACTCCAGCTGCGCACCCAACCGTTGACCAATGCCGAACTGATCAATGTTCTGTG CTCACGAGATCCTGTCTATcgcgaggaggaggaagctTTCGAGTCCTGGTGGTCGAAGACCCCCCTCGGCCGCCGTCGACAGCGGTTTttggagctggaggaggagcgATTGCTGGAGGAGCAGGCGCAGGCGGCCAAGCAGGGAAATG CCTAA
- the LOC117144442 gene encoding U6 snRNA phosphodiesterase isoform X1 yields the protein MALVDYGGSSSSASEDEDCTENIQTPALISLKRPALPTAAALLGPKKPKPEEFVDDLLDDPAEHGGRIRSFKHERGNWATYVYVPATACVDQLEEFQSEAIARLEPHLELQPNESLHLSLSRTVVLQYHQIDEFSRSLQSALNSSAGFAATLQGLRIYTNEERTRTFIAAPLDAAFVEKMTAILQPIDKVMLDYRLQQFYDPASFHVSLLWCVGDQETLLKEKLTELQELLEDQDTLCLAVNEVHLKCGNKDFTYTLK from the exons atggCCCTGGTGGACTATGGTGGCAGCAGCTCCTCCGCATCCGAGGATGAGGACTGCACCGAAAACATTCAAACTCCCGCGTTGATCAGCTTGAAAAG ACCTGCCCTGCCCACAGCAGCCGCCCTGCTGGGCCCCAAGAAGCCCAAGCCTGAGGAGTTCGTCGACGATTTGTTGGATGATCCCGCGGAACATGGCGGTCGCATCCGCAGTTTCAAGCACGAGCGGGGAAACTGGGCCACTTACGTCTATGTGCCGGCAACTGCATGTGTTGACCAGCTGGAGGAGTTCCAATCGGAGGCCATTGCCCGTCTGGAGCCACACTTGGAACTGCAGCCGAACGAGTCGCTCCATCTGAGCCTGAGTCGAACAGTGGTGCTGCAGTACCATCAGATCGATGAATTCTCCCGATCCTTGCAAAGCGCGCTCAACAGCTCCGCGGG ATTCGCCGCCACTTTGCAGGGACTGCGGATCTACACGAATGAGGAGCGAACCAGGACCTTCATTGCAGCACCCCTGGATGCTGCATTTGTGGAGAAGATGACTGCCATTCTGCAGCCCATCGACAAGGTGATGCTCGACTACCGACTGCAGCAGTTCTATGATCCGGCCTCGTTCCATGTCAGCCTTCTTTGGTGCGTTGGCGACCAGGAGACACTGCTCAAAGAGAAGCTAACGGAGCTACAAGAGCTCCTTGAGGATCAGGACACACTCTGCCTGGCGGTCAACGAGGTGCACCTAAAGTGCGGCAACAAGGACTTTACCTACACGTTAAAATAG
- the LOC117144441 gene encoding metaxin-1 homolog isoform X1 encodes MEMQLGAMLHVYKGEYGLPSIDFECLRALCLLRFTRCPMDVQTSSNPLRSGAGKLPYLQIGNQKFAGYRQIKRVLDLEGYPIDAHLSTKQKHLSTAYANWVFNNLHAYYHYFLFGEPNNFDTTTRGLYAKRTPFPFNFYYPSSYQREACDVVQVMAGFDVNDKLDKHEGDYLVVNAKKVVNLLSRKLGRKVWFFGDTYSEFDAIVYSYLAIIFKITLPNNPLQNHIKGCQNLVNFINRITKDIFRNEGYSSVKLTKTPSGTEASLTASERNFLDSELNTKIVAGVGAVLAMGAFAAWRGIYNQLTTRSSTDYDGIDYEDDEMEEGLD; translated from the exons ATGGAGATGCAACTGGGAGCCATGCTGCATGTGTACAAGGGGGAGTACGGACTGCCGTCCATAGATTTTGAATGTTTACGTGCTCTG TGCCTCCTGCGATTCACCCGCTGCCCCATGGACGTGCAGACCAGCTCCAATCCGCTGCGTTCGGGAGCCGGAAAGCTGCCGTATCTGCAGATCGGCAACCAGAAGTTCGCGGGCTATAGGCAAATTAAGCGCGTGCTGGATCTCGAG GGTTACCCGATAGATGCGCATTTAAGCACTAAACAAAAGCATTTGTCCACCGCCTACGCCAACTGGGTGTTCAACAATCTGCATGCCTACTACCACTACTTCCTGTTCGGAGAGCCCAACAATTTTGACACAACCACGCGGGGCCTCTACGCCAAGCGCACGCCATTCCCCTTCAACTTCTACTACCCGTCGTCCTACCAAAGGGAAGCCTGCGACGTGGTCCAGGTGATGGCCGGTTTCGATGTGAACGACAAGTTGGACAAGCACGAAGGCGACTAC CTCGTTGTCAATGCCAAAAAGGTAGTGAATCTACTGTCCCGGAAATTGGGTCGCAAGGTGTGGTTCTTTGGCGACACCTACAGCGAGTTCGATGCCATTGTCTACAGCTATCTTGCCATCATCTTTAAGATCACACTGCCCAACAATCCACTGCAGAATCACATTAAGGGCTGCCAGAACCTAGTGAACTTTATCAACCGCATCACGAAGGACATATTCCGCAACGAGGGATACAGTTCCGTCAAGCTCACAAAGACACCCAGTGGCACGGAGGCCAGTCTGACGGCCTCGGAGCGCAACTTCCTGGACTCCGAGCTGAACACCAAAATAGTGGCCGGCGTTGGAGCCGTCTTAGCCATGGGAGCGTTTGCGGCATGGCGTGGGATTTACAACCAG CTAACGACACGCTCTTCGACGGACTACGATGGCATAGATTACGAGGATGACGAGATGGAGGAGGGCCTAGACTAA
- the LOC117144444 gene encoding mitochondrial pyruvate carrier 2 codes for MSATPPTPPAPTAAASAGKGLHSRAYNGLIKACDKYVPPKMRPLWMHPAGPKTIFFWAPIVKWSLVIAGLSDLTRPADKISPNGCLALGATNLIWTRYSLVIIPKNYSLFAVNLFVSLTQLFQLGRYYNYQWEQSKLEKNGEQCPAIEANL; via the exons ATGTCTGCCACTCCTCCAACTCCACCTGCACCCACGGCTGCAGCTTCCGCCGGAAAGGGTCTTCACTCCAGGGCGTATAATGGACTTATCAAGGCCTGCGACAAGTATGTGCCCCCCAAGATGCGACCCTTGTGGATGCACCCAGCAG GCCCCAAGACGATATTCTTCTGGGCTCCAATCGTTAAGTGG AGCCTCGTTATCGCGGGTCTCAGTGACTTGACGCGTCCTGCGGACAAGATTTCGCCCAACGGATGTCTGGCTCTTGGGGCAACGAACCTCATCTGGACGCGCTACTCCCTGGTGATCATTCCCAAGAACTACAGCTTGTTCGCGGTTAATCTCTTCGTGAGTCTGACGCAGCTCTTCCAACTGGGCAGGTACTACAACTACCAGTGGGAACAGTCGAAGCTGGAGAAGAATGGCGAGCAATGCCCGGCTATTGAAGCTAATTTGTAG
- the LOC117144435 gene encoding dynein regulatory complex protein 11 isoform X1 gives MSSTYFNDIWHQSQHECELLSTIDYERQHQDVETTVATMNAAVGSVAADADAKALLQSSLYEFYLRYICLSNRLEDVYDNMIQPQKRQLVRKLLDACLGRVVELKHDLVNIDLMEFSYNDEVVERLRLTPMETELRIPRYFLRERQQELEFRKKTMHEILTKLGWLEEHELEETVTTEIEAIRMLQMHERARQGRLRAHFMKEIRILKEKGKSEERTEKERSDSGLLAAMKIQKMWRGHTARRITRRRKMEEMILIGMLPPPPAVVKERAEKLEKLQHNEKRYQAQALYGKEFEERQSALKEEIRAKHGASMKEDIADEIRAWVKDCYDKTGKLPDFPSEDQGGSLHIFSRPGTESEHSRSSARSSKESRKTKDKSKSPARSGDLNVNENQDEEVSFQPAPSVCLPDIRAEIDLFNDTWRDKDETGVLSQAAYEDMIYSDKYQEVELEFRRAVDDVMRQEIELLQTAVGKKVKKSSKKTRRSGKKSKKKKEKDLTPDRTTESLYEELVTNGIIRKYPELRLKQFLGDKALTARNGTNPSPGDIRQILTEYCILPLGSDAIHNCTPLIRSILLAGPKGSGKKALLHAICTEVGAVLFDLTPANIVGKYPGKSGLIMLIHLVLKVSRLLQPAVIFMGDAERPFMKKIPKTDRTDPKRLKKDLPKLIKNIAPEDRVVFIGTSNLPWEADQKLLQSVYNRFIYIPRPDYGAMSHAWKTLLHDYSGGISNLDTSAMAKISDGYTIGSIDACLKEVMTCKRKLQLRTQPLTNAELINVLCSRDPVYREEEEAFESWWSKTPLGRRRQRFLELEEERLLEEQAQAAKQGNGNKKKGLN, from the exons ATGTCCAGCACATATTTCAACGATATCTGGCACCAATCCCAGCATGAATGCGAGCTGCTCTCCACGATTGACTATGAGAGGCAGCACCAGGATGTGGAGACGACGGTGGCCACCATGAATGCAGCGGTCGGATCCGTAGCAGCCGATGCGGATGCCAAGGCCTTGCTGCAGTCCAGTCTGTACGAGTTCTATCTGCGCTACATATGTCTGAGCAATCGGCTGGAGGATGTCTACGATAAT ATGATTCAGCCTCAGAAGCGCCAGTTGGTGCGTAAGTTACTGGACGCCTGTCTGGGTCGAGTGGTGGAGCTGAAGCACGATCTCGTGAATATCGACTTGATGGAGTTCAGCTACAACGACGAGGTGGTGGAACGCCTGCGCCTGACGCCCATGGAAACGGAGCTGAGGATACCACGCTACTTTCTGCGTGAGCGTCAGCAGGAGCTAGAGTTTCGAAAGAAGACCATGCATGAAATCCTAACGAAGCTGGGTTGGCTTGAGGAGCACGAGCTGGAGGAGACGGTTACCACCGAGATCGAAGCCATTAGGATGCTTCAGATGCATGAGCGAGCGCGACAAGGACGCTTGCGTGCCCACTTCATGAAGGAGATTCGCATCCTTAAGGAGAAGGGCAAGTCGGAGGAGCGCACCGAAAAGGAGCGCAGTGACTCCGGTCTGTTGGCTGCCATGAAGATTCAGAAGATGTGGCGTGGCCACACAGCTCGACGGATAACGCGGCGCCGCAAGATGGAGGAGATGATCCTGATCGGAATGCTGCCACCACCGCCGGCTGTGGTCAAGGAACGAGCCGAGAAGTTGGAGAAGCTGCAGCACAACGAGAAGCGCTACCAGGCGCAGGCGTTATACGGCAAAGAGTTTGAGGAGCGACAGAGCGCACTGAAGGAGGAGATTCGGGCCAAGCACGGAGCCAGCATGAAGGAGGACATCGCCGATGAGATTCGGGCTTGGGTAAAGGACTGCTACGACAAGACTGGCAAGCTGCCGGACTTTCCCTCCGAGGATCAGGGCGGCTCATTGCATATTTTCAGCAGACCTGGAACTGAGAGTGAACACAGCCGTTCGTCGGCCCGCTCCTCCAAGGAGTCGCGAAAGACCAAGGATAAGTCCAAGTCACCCGCTCGCAGTGGTGACCTCAATGTCAACGAAAACCAAGACGAGGAAGTTAGCTTCCAGCCGGCACCGTCCGTCTGCCTACCAGACATCCGTGCGGAGATCGATCT GTTTAACGATACCTGGCGTGATAAGGATGAAACCGGTGTGCTGAGCCAAGCGGCCTATGAGGACATGATCTACAGCGACAAGTACCAGGAGGTGGAGCTAGAGTTTCGGCGCGCCGTCGACGATGTGATGCGCCAGGAGATCGAGCTGCTCCAAACGGCGGTCGGCAAGAAGGTGAAGAAGAGCAGCAAAAAGACTCGGCGATCCGGCAAGAAGAGCAAAAAGAAGAAGGAGAAGGATCTAACGCCGGATCGCACTACGGAGTCGCTGTACGAGGAGCTGGTCACGAATGGCATAATCCGGAAATACCCGGAGCTAAGGCTAAAGCAATTCTTGGGCGACAAGGCGTTGACTGCCAGGAATGGCACGAATCCCTCTCCGGGCGACATTCGTCAGATTCTCACGGAGTACTGCATCCTTCCACTGGGATCTGATGCTATTCACAACTGTACTCCACTGATACGTTCCATCCTGTTGGCTGGACCCAAAGGATCCGGGAAGAAGGCACTGCTCCACGCCATTTGCACGGAGGTGGGTGCCGTGCTTTTCGATCTGACTCCTGCCAATATTGTGGGGAAGTATCCTGGCAAATCGGGACTGATAATGCTGATCCATCTGGTACTGAAGGTGTCGCGACTGCTCCAACCTGCGGTGATATTCATGGGCGATGCGGAGCGGCCTTTCATGAAGAAAATTCCGAAAACGGATCGCACAGATCCCAAGCGGCTGAAGAAGGATCTGCCCAAGTTGATAAAGAACATTGCTCCCGAGGATCGCGTTGTTTTCATTGGCACCTCCAATCTGCCCTGGGAGGCGGATCAAAAGCTACTGCAATCCGTCTATAATCGGTTCATCTATATTCCACGACCGGATTACGGCGCCATGTCGCATGCCTGGAAAACATTGTTGCA CGATTACTCTGGTGGCATTTCCAACCTGGACACCAGCGCCATGGCCAAGATATCAGATGGCTATACCATTGGATCCATAGATGCATGCCTCAAGGAGGTGATGACCTGCAAGCGGAAACTCCAGCTGCGCACCCAACCGTTGACCAATGCCGAACTGATCAATGTTCTGTG CTCACGAGATCCTGTCTATcgcgaggaggaggaagctTTCGAGTCCTGGTGGTCGAAGACCCCCCTCGGCCGCCGTCGACAGCGGTTTttggagctggaggaggagcgATTGCTGGAGGAGCAGGCGCAGGCGGCCAAGCAGGGAAATGGTAACAAGAAAAAGGGTCTTAATTAA
- the LOC117144441 gene encoding metaxin-1 homolog isoform X2 — protein MEMQLGAMLHVYKGEYGLPSIDFECLRALCLLRFTRCPMDVQTSSNPLRSGAGKLPYLQIGNQKFAGYRQIKRVLDLEGYPIDAHLSTKQKHLSTAYANWVFNNLHAYYHYFLFGEPNNFDTTTRGLYAKRTPFPFNFYYPSSYQREACDVVQVMAGFDVNDKLDKHEGDYLVVNAKKVVNLLSRKLGRKVWFFGDTYSEFDAIVYSYLAIIFKITLPNNPLQNHIKGCQNLVNFINRITKDIFRNEGYSSVKLTKTPSGTEASLTASERNFLDSELNTKIVAGVGAVLAMGAFAAWRGIYNQFWFNVFVWLQTIL, from the exons ATGGAGATGCAACTGGGAGCCATGCTGCATGTGTACAAGGGGGAGTACGGACTGCCGTCCATAGATTTTGAATGTTTACGTGCTCTG TGCCTCCTGCGATTCACCCGCTGCCCCATGGACGTGCAGACCAGCTCCAATCCGCTGCGTTCGGGAGCCGGAAAGCTGCCGTATCTGCAGATCGGCAACCAGAAGTTCGCGGGCTATAGGCAAATTAAGCGCGTGCTGGATCTCGAG GGTTACCCGATAGATGCGCATTTAAGCACTAAACAAAAGCATTTGTCCACCGCCTACGCCAACTGGGTGTTCAACAATCTGCATGCCTACTACCACTACTTCCTGTTCGGAGAGCCCAACAATTTTGACACAACCACGCGGGGCCTCTACGCCAAGCGCACGCCATTCCCCTTCAACTTCTACTACCCGTCGTCCTACCAAAGGGAAGCCTGCGACGTGGTCCAGGTGATGGCCGGTTTCGATGTGAACGACAAGTTGGACAAGCACGAAGGCGACTAC CTCGTTGTCAATGCCAAAAAGGTAGTGAATCTACTGTCCCGGAAATTGGGTCGCAAGGTGTGGTTCTTTGGCGACACCTACAGCGAGTTCGATGCCATTGTCTACAGCTATCTTGCCATCATCTTTAAGATCACACTGCCCAACAATCCACTGCAGAATCACATTAAGGGCTGCCAGAACCTAGTGAACTTTATCAACCGCATCACGAAGGACATATTCCGCAACGAGGGATACAGTTCCGTCAAGCTCACAAAGACACCCAGTGGCACGGAGGCCAGTCTGACGGCCTCGGAGCGCAACTTCCTGGACTCCGAGCTGAACACCAAAATAGTGGCCGGCGTTGGAGCCGTCTTAGCCATGGGAGCGTTTGCGGCATGGCGTGGGATTTACAACCAG TTCTGGTTCAATGTCTTCGTTTGGCTCCAGACAATCTTGTAG